Within the Medicago truncatula cultivar Jemalong A17 chromosome 4, MtrunA17r5.0-ANR, whole genome shotgun sequence genome, the region cagggggtaaagacctattaacccttaatttaatgcatgttttcattttcttctctccCAGCTCATCTTATATACACACCAAACATTTCTATCTATACTAATGAATTAATGTTGTTGTCAATTGTCATATCACTAAAGTTGGTACAGAAAAATCTTCTTAATGGAGTGCTCCATGCGCTCCATGCTTTTGAAAAAAAGCATCCATTACTACAAAACAAGAGCACGCCAAgacattttagtaaaaaaaaaagagcatgcAGACTCAATTTGCAAACAACTCTTACTCTTACAAGTCAAACATTTCAGGTCATGTTTCTTATACAAATAAGGACTAATCAATTGGCAGATCCAAAATCAtcaagtaaaaaaagaaagaatattgAGAAGAGAGTGTAAGTGTTGGTTACTCTATATGGGTTCCTTTTTTATTCTAATGCCTCATTTGACCTTTCACTTGttcatgttgttgttgcttacTCATTTTACTTCTTACACTTACTCATTCTGCAACCATCATGACAGTTCTGCATTGTTACAATTCAAGAACTCATTTGTTGTCAACACTTCATCTGAACCCGATATTTGGTCTATGTGTTCCACTTTTTATTTCAGGACGGAATCCTGGAAAAATGGTGCAGATTGTTGCGAGTGGGATGGGGTCATGTGTGACACTAGGTCAAATTACGTGATTGGTCTGGACCTTAGTTGCAACAATCTGAAAGGTGAGTTACATCCAAATTGCACTATCTTCAAGCTTAGACACCTTCAACAACTCAACTTGGcctttaataatttttcttggTCTTCAATGCATGTTGGGATTGGTGATCTAGTGAATCTCACATATCTAAATTTATCAAGCTGTTACCTTACTGGTAATATTCCCTCCACAATCTCTCAGTTGTCAAAACTAGTGTCACTTGATCTTAAAAGTTATTACTGGCCGGTGGAACAAAAACTCAAACTCAATATCTTCACATGGAAGAAACTCATTCATAATGCTACTAATTTAAGGGAGCTTTACCTGAATGGAGTGGACATATCTTCAATCAGAGAGAGCTCTTTGCTAAAGAATTTGTCATCCTCTTTGGTTTCTCTTAGTCTAGCATCCACTGGATTGCAAGGAAATATGTCAAGTGACATCCTCTCTTTACCAAATCTTCAAAAACTAGATTTGTCATCGAATCAAGACCTTCGTGGTAAATTTCCAACGTCCAACTGGAGCACTCCCCTAAGGTACTTGGACCTCTCTTTCTCTGGTTTCTCAGGTGAAATTTCATACTCTATTGGTCAGTTGAAGTTTCTTGCTCACTTATCCCTTACGGGGTGCAAATTTGATGGATTTGTTCCTTCATCTTTGTGGAAGCTCACTCAACTCACATTCTTAAGCCTTTCAAACAACAATCTTAAAGGCGAGATCCCATCATTACTTTCAAACCTCACACACCTCACTTCCTTAGATCTTCAAATTAATAACTTTAATGGTAACATCCcaaatgtttttgaaaatttaatcaaattaaacttTTTAGCACTTTCTTTTAATAGTCTAAGTGGCCAAATTCCATCATCATTGTTTAATCTAACTCAACTTTCTTCTCTAGAACtatctttgaattatttagtaGGCCCCATTCCATCTGAAAACACTAAACATTCAAAATTGAAGTTTCTAAATTTGGGTAATAACATGTTAAATGGAACAATTCCGCAATGGTGTTATTCCTTGCCTTCGTTGTTAGAGTTGGATCTTAGTGACAACCAAATAACAGGTTCGATTGGTGAATTCTCAACTTATAATTTGAGCCTTCTATTTCTGTCTAATAACAATCTGCAAGgtgatttttcaaattcaatatataaGCTTCAAAATCTTGCTGCCTTAAGCTTGTCATCAAACAACTTGAGTGGTGTTGTGGACTTTcaccaattttcaaattttagaaaACTATTTTCCCTTGATCTTTCCTACaataatcttatttctattaacGTTGGTAGCGGCGCTGACTACATCTTACCCAACCTTGATGATTTATCTTTATCTTCTTGTAATGTTAATGGTTTTCCTAAATTCTTAGCAAGTCTTGAAAATCTGCAAGGATTAGATCTCTCTAATAACAAAATTCAAGGAAAAGTTCCTAAATGGTTTCATGAGAAGCTCTTACACACATGGAAGGAAATTCGAATTATTAATCTCAGTTTCAACAAGTTGCAAGGAGACCTTCCGATTCCACCCTATGGAATTCAATACTTTTCACTCTCAAACAACAACTTCACAGGAGACATTGCTTTGTCACTGTGCAATGCAAGTTCCCTGAATTTGCTCAATTTGGCTAACAACAATTTAACAGGAACGATTCCACAATGCCTGGGAACATTTCCTTATCTTTCTGTATTGGATATGCAAATGAACAACCTCTATGGAAGCATGCCTAAAACATTTTCGGAAGGAAATGCATTCGAGACTATAAAGTTGAATGGCAACCAATTGGAGGGACCATTACCACAGTCTTTGGCTCACTGCACACAACTTGAAGTTTTGGACCTTGGAGACAACATCATAAACGATACATTTCCCAATTGGTTAGAAGTTCTGCAAGAGTTACAGGTACTCAGTTTACGATCAAATCATCTTCATGGTGGAATCACTTGTTCTAGCACCAAACAATCATTTCCGAAGATGAGAATTTACGATGTCTCTGGTAATAATTTCCGTGGCCCCGTGCCAACATCTTGCCTCAAGAATTTTCAAGGAATGATTAATGTGAATGTCAATAAATCTGGTTTGCAATACATGGGTAAGGCCAATTATTATAATGATTCTGTGGTGATCATAATGAAAGGCTTTTCTATAGAGCTAACGAGGATACTGACTACTTTCACAACGATTGATTTATCGAATAACATGTTTGAAGGAGAAATTCCACAAGTCATTGGGAAATTAAATTTTCTCAAAGGCCTTAACCTTTCACACAATCAAATCATAGGTACCATTCCACAATCTTTGAGTAATTTGCGAAATTTGGAGTGGTTGGACCTCTCAAGAAACAACTTGAGTGGTAAGATTCCTATGGCTTTGACAAATTTGAATTTCCTCTCTTTTTTAAACCTTTCACAAAACCATCTCAAGGGAATCATACCTACCGGCCAACAATTTAACACATTTGGAAATGATTCCTATGAAGGAAATGCAATGTTATGTGGATTTCCATTGTCAAAATCATGCAAAAATGATGAAGATCGGCCACCATATTCAACGTCTAATGATGACGAGGAATCGGGATTTGGCTGGAAAGCAGTAGCAATAGGATATGGATGTGGGGCAGTACTTGGAATCCTCTTGGGATATAGTGTGTTCTTCACTGGGAAACCTCAATGGCTTGCAAGACATGTTGAAAGCATATTTAGCATAAGATTGAAAAGGACAAACAAGAAAGTTGGTGCAAATCGCAGAAGAATGAATTAGTTTCACTTGTTGAATAAATTACATTGTTTTTCACACAGTTTATTGTCTATATACTGAATGTTATTTGTGTCATTCACAGCAGCATCTagtttgttcttcctttctagTGATAAATAATGACTTGATAGTTCATGATTAATGGACCTTTTACTTTTATCTGCTCCTACTCTTGTTATGGAAATAAGCATGTGATGCGACGAAATAAAAGTCTTGTTCAATttcctctatttattttttttctttttggttacctatctaaaataaaataaaatttatacttgAAACAAAATCTGCAAAAATGTTAAACAGGGTTATATGATGACAACAACTGCATAG harbors:
- the LOC11417448 gene encoding receptor-like protein Cf-9; its protein translation is MGSFFILMPHLTFHLFMLLLLTHFTSYTYSFCNHHDSSALLQFKNSFVVNTSSEPDIWSMCSTFYFRTESWKNGADCCEWDGVMCDTRSNYVIGLDLSCNNLKGELHPNCTIFKLRHLQQLNLAFNNFSWSSMHVGIGDLVNLTYLNLSSCYLTGNIPSTISQLSKLVSLDLKSYYWPVEQKLKLNIFTWKKLIHNATNLRELYLNGVDISSIRESSLLKNLSSSLVSLSLASTGLQGNMSSDILSLPNLQKLDLSSNQDLRGKFPTSNWSTPLRYLDLSFSGFSGEISYSIGQLKFLAHLSLTGCKFDGFVPSSLWKLTQLTFLKLDLSDNQITGSIGEFSTYNLSLLFLSNNNLQGDFSNSIYKLQNLAALSLSSNNLSGVVDFHQFSNFRKLFSLDLSYNNLISINVGSGADYILPNLDDLSLSSCNVNGFPKFLASLENLQGLDLSNNKIQGKVPKWFHEKLLHTWKEIRIINLSFNKLQGDLPIPPYGIQYFSLSNNNFTGDIALSLCNASSLNLLNLANNNLTGTIPQCLGTFPYLSVLDMQMNNLYGSMPKTFSEGNAFETIKLNGNQLEGPLPQSLAHCTQLEVLDLGDNIINDTFPNWLEVLQELQVLSLRSNHLHGGITCSSTKQSFPKMRIYDVSGNNFRGPVPTSCLKNFQGMINVNVNKSGLQYMGKANYYNDSVVIIMKGFSIELTRILTTFTTIDLSNNMFEGEIPQVIGKLNFLKGLNLSHNQIIGTIPQSLSNLRNLEWLDLSRNNLSGKIPMALTNLNFLSFLNLSQNHLKGIIPTGQQFNTFGNDSYEGNAMLCGFPLSKSCKNDEDRPPYSTSNDDEESGFGWKAVAIGYGCGAVLGILLGYSVFFTGKPQWLARHVESIFSIRLKRTNKKVGANRRRMN